A single region of the Anabaena sphaerica FACHB-251 genome encodes:
- a CDS encoding DNA-methyltransferase, which translates to MASILLEKPLYSTDYGSAYVGDSLELLDKLETDSIDLVMTSPPFALQREKSYGNVEQEEYVDWLFTFCKKVYRVLKPEGSFVIDLGGAYQSKRPVRSLYNYRILIKLCDELDFRLAEEFFWYNPSKLPSPIEWVNKRKIRAKDAVNTIWWLSKTDFPKANVSKVLVPYSDRMKKLQANPEKYYKPKERPSGHEISSAFANDNGGAIPANLLQIPNTESNSRYMQLCKAVGIKPHPARFPQKLPAFFIDFLTDPGDIVLDIFAGSNTTGAAAEVVQRNWIAFEQNSSYLAASAFRFMDLNQGVDEGLRIFQELMNQSNNRTYAKRNGSRGNS; encoded by the coding sequence ATGGCATCTATTTTGTTGGAAAAGCCTTTATACAGCACAGATTATGGTTCTGCTTATGTGGGAGATTCTTTGGAATTATTAGATAAGTTAGAAACAGACTCTATTGATTTAGTGATGACTTCTCCCCCTTTTGCATTACAACGGGAAAAAAGTTATGGTAATGTTGAACAGGAAGAATATGTAGATTGGCTATTTACTTTCTGTAAAAAAGTCTATAGAGTTCTCAAACCTGAAGGAAGTTTTGTTATAGATTTAGGGGGAGCATATCAAAGTAAACGTCCTGTGCGTTCCCTCTATAATTATCGCATTTTAATAAAATTATGTGATGAGTTAGATTTTCGTTTAGCTGAGGAATTTTTTTGGTATAATCCTTCTAAGTTACCTTCACCAATTGAATGGGTAAATAAACGCAAAATTCGCGCTAAGGATGCAGTTAATACTATTTGGTGGTTGTCAAAAACTGATTTTCCGAAAGCTAATGTCAGTAAGGTACTTGTTCCTTATTCTGACAGGATGAAAAAGCTACAAGCTAATCCTGAAAAATATTATAAACCTAAAGAACGTCCTTCCGGACATGAAATTAGTTCAGCTTTTGCTAATGATAATGGAGGTGCAATTCCTGCTAATTTATTACAAATTCCCAATACAGAAAGCAATTCTCGCTATATGCAGCTTTGTAAAGCTGTGGGAATTAAGCCCCATCCTGCGAGGTTTCCGCAAAAATTACCTGCATTTTTTATTGATTTTCTCACAGACCCAGGAGATATAGTTTTGGATATATTTGCAGGTTCTAATACTACTGGTGCTGCTGCGGAAGTTGTGCAGCGAAATTGGATTGCTTTTGAGCAAAACTCCTCTTATTTAGCGGCTTCTGCGTTTAGATTTATGGATCTTAATCAAGGTGTGGATGAAGGTTTAAGAATATTTCAGGAACTGATGAATCAAAGTAATAACAGGACTTACGCAAAAAGGAACGGAAGTAGGGGTAATTCATGA
- a CDS encoding DUF3386 domain-containing protein — protein sequence MTVTQISAQELFRAAYENRYTWDENFPGYTADITYKYDGQVFTGKIRIDANLKWEVTGVEDEAAKKSIDSQTWEIAVHRVRRTFEQTHGENTFSYGETDETGAVEIILGGKSTGDKYKVRNDVVTLVHRHIHGVVVTINTFSIHETGAGYLSHTYDAVYHDPKTNVQKGGRSEFTDEYEKVGNYYILNRREIRTETNGNVSIQEFLFSNLELLG from the coding sequence ATGACAGTTACTCAAATCTCTGCCCAAGAACTTTTCCGGGCTGCTTATGAAAACCGTTACACTTGGGATGAAAATTTCCCCGGTTACACCGCAGATATCACTTATAAATATGATGGCCAAGTGTTCACTGGCAAAATTCGTATTGACGCTAATCTCAAATGGGAAGTTACGGGAGTAGAAGACGAAGCCGCCAAAAAATCTATTGACAGCCAAACTTGGGAAATTGCTGTTCACCGTGTCCGTCGCACCTTTGAACAAACTCATGGCGAAAATACTTTTAGCTATGGAGAAACTGATGAAACTGGGGCTGTAGAAATTATCCTTGGTGGAAAATCAACAGGTGATAAATATAAAGTTCGTAACGATGTAGTGACTCTTGTTCATCGTCATATTCATGGAGTTGTTGTGACTATTAACACTTTCAGCATTCACGAAACTGGGGCAGGATATCTATCTCACACCTATGATGCTGTATATCATGACCCCAAAACCAATGTTCAAAAAGGCGGTCGGAGTGAGTTTACAGATGAATATGAAAAGGTAGGGAATTATTACATTCTCAACCGTCGGGAAATTCGCACTGAAACAAATGGAAATGTCTCTATCCAAGAGTTTCTTTTCTCTAATCTGGAATTGTTAGGCTAG
- a CDS encoding LuxR C-terminal-related transcriptional regulator: protein MTKTLHAIFEAIANVETEQELQQALMDSLCDHFGVQHWGISFLDNELLTSVEIPEIPAVCLEANPIGRYVVERHAPTHEQLILSPEDWKNFCTRHEHVMTGPIVCDGRLVGTLNFARDPGNPPFNANDLADLSALCIHLSAKIATLRAKPKTLQSAVSCPLTARELEIAELVAQGLTNGEIAVKLWITQNTVKQALKRMFKKLEVSARAEMVAKLQDKFVIRN, encoded by the coding sequence ATGACTAAAACACTCCACGCCATTTTTGAAGCGATCGCTAATGTTGAAACTGAGCAAGAATTACAACAGGCTCTGATGGACAGCTTATGCGACCATTTTGGCGTGCAGCATTGGGGTATTTCTTTTCTAGATAACGAGTTATTAACATCAGTAGAAATTCCCGAAATTCCTGCGGTATGCTTAGAAGCTAATCCCATCGGCCGCTATGTTGTAGAACGTCACGCCCCTACCCATGAGCAATTAATCTTATCACCAGAAGACTGGAAAAATTTTTGTACCCGTCACGAACACGTTATGACTGGACCGATAGTTTGTGATGGTCGGTTAGTAGGAACTCTCAACTTTGCCCGTGACCCCGGAAACCCTCCTTTTAATGCTAATGATTTAGCTGATTTAAGTGCTTTATGTATTCATTTATCAGCAAAAATAGCCACCCTCCGAGCAAAACCTAAAACCCTTCAATCTGCCGTTAGCTGTCCCCTCACAGCCAGGGAATTAGAAATTGCGGAATTAGTCGCCCAAGGTTTAACAAATGGGGAAATCGCGGTTAAACTTTGGATTACCCAAAATACTGTTAAACAAGCATTGAAAAGAATGTTTAAAAAATTAGAAGTTTCTGCCCGTGCGGAAATGGTAGCGAAATTGCAAGATAAATTCGTAATTCGTAATTAA
- a CDS encoding Na(+)/H(+) antiporter subunit B, whose product MKWVYILAGIALFVKMLIMSDSAPDLAAISITETVVKESGVVNAVSGIIFRNRLYDTIFEVIVFTIAILGCSFLLANENPSCTIYQFKDQPSIILARLGATIAALVGIELAIRGHLSPGGGFAAGVAGGTAIGLIAITSSYQWMQDIYQRYHAAIWEKVSVLVFIVLSVITLSGLELPHGELGALFSGGILPILNIIVAVKVALGSWAVVLIFIRYRGLL is encoded by the coding sequence ATGAAATGGGTTTACATTTTAGCGGGAATAGCATTGTTTGTAAAAATGCTGATTATGTCTGATTCAGCACCAGACTTAGCAGCTATTTCTATTACGGAAACAGTGGTTAAAGAAAGTGGTGTTGTCAATGCGGTATCAGGTATTATTTTCCGCAATCGTTTATATGATACTATTTTTGAAGTGATTGTATTTACAATTGCGATTCTGGGATGTAGTTTTTTATTAGCTAATGAAAATCCATCCTGCACTATTTATCAATTCAAAGATCAACCATCCATAATTTTAGCTCGTTTGGGGGCGACAATTGCAGCGTTAGTAGGAATTGAATTAGCAATTAGAGGACATTTAAGCCCTGGTGGTGGTTTTGCTGCGGGTGTAGCTGGTGGAACAGCAATAGGTTTAATAGCAATTACTTCATCCTATCAATGGATGCAGGATATTTACCAACGTTATCACGCTGCAATTTGGGAGAAGGTTTCAGTGTTGGTTTTTATCGTTTTATCAGTGATAACTTTGTCGGGATTAGAGTTACCACATGGGGAGTTAGGGGCGTTATTTAGTGGGGGAATTTTGCCGATATTAAATATTATCGTTGCTGTGAAGGTGGCGCTAGGTTCTTGGGCGGTAGTTTTGATTTTTATTCGTTATCGAGGTTTATTGTAG
- a CDS encoding DUF4040 domain-containing protein: MNDSYLYLIIALLPLTAGMLVAQVNPYHALVLRGVLGAIAALVDAVLGAADVALTEALMGTMLSITLYAIAVRSSLVLRLGVIENQSIENNQDSSFEELINDFRSIFKKHYMRLELVPYNSNQCLQKALTEKEVHATCAPLAANNQTQETYQTAIRVQRIYKIIESELSSPNTSLNYVNVLDSGEKHL; encoded by the coding sequence ATGAATGATTCTTATCTTTATCTAATTATTGCTTTGTTACCCTTAACTGCGGGGATGTTAGTAGCTCAAGTTAACCCCTATCATGCGTTAGTTTTGCGCGGGGTATTGGGTGCAATAGCAGCACTGGTAGATGCAGTTTTAGGGGCGGCAGATGTAGCTTTAACAGAAGCATTAATGGGAACAATGTTATCTATAACTCTCTATGCAATCGCTGTTCGTTCATCCTTAGTTTTGCGTTTGGGTGTGATTGAAAATCAGTCAATAGAAAACAATCAAGATAGCAGTTTTGAAGAACTTATCAACGACTTTCGCAGCATTTTCAAAAAACATTATATGCGTCTTGAACTCGTACCTTATAACAGTAACCAGTGTTTGCAAAAGGCGTTAACGGAAAAAGAAGTTCATGCTACCTGTGCGCCATTAGCAGCAAATAATCAAACACAGGAAACTTACCAAACTGCGATTCGAGTACAGCGCATCTATAAAATCATAGAAAGCGAACTTTCATCACCAAACACCAGTTTAAACTATGTCAATGTTTTAGATTCAGGGGAGAAGCATTTATGA
- a CDS encoding monovalent cation/H(+) antiporter subunit G: MINIISYTLIGIGIFFWFWGTSHLVSNKSVLFKLHGLSVADTLGSMLIIVGLLLKIPSEWPLLVLGLISLAIWNTMLGYVIAYCSTEEAKNE, from the coding sequence ATGATTAATATTATTAGTTATACCTTAATAGGTATTGGTATCTTCTTTTGGTTTTGGGGAACATCTCATTTAGTCAGTAACAAATCAGTATTGTTTAAATTACACGGCCTTTCTGTTGCTGATACATTGGGTTCGATGCTGATTATTGTCGGACTATTACTAAAAATCCCCAGTGAATGGCCATTACTGGTTTTGGGACTTATTTCCTTAGCAATTTGGAATACCATGCTTGGTTATGTAATAGCATATTGTTCAACTGAAGAGGCGAAAAATGAATGA
- a CDS encoding Na+/H+ antiporter subunit E, which produces MIGHLVLRLSIWFLLTSDVSLINIIIGVAIAILLPRGYTSREKLTEWFKVISQILVAILVAYKEAFEIILRPHKQEEIIMETVKLKRSPLLVFIDIFLITFTPKTIVVKHHEEEGSYEVHYIKPRGK; this is translated from the coding sequence ATGATTGGACATTTGGTATTACGACTATCAATTTGGTTTTTACTCACCTCTGATGTGAGTTTGATAAATATTATCATCGGCGTAGCTATTGCTATTCTCTTACCACGTGGTTACACATCAAGGGAAAAATTAACAGAATGGTTCAAAGTTATCAGTCAAATCTTGGTTGCAATTTTAGTGGCTTATAAGGAAGCATTTGAAATAATATTGCGTCCCCATAAGCAAGAAGAAATCATCATGGAAACAGTGAAGCTGAAGCGTTCTCCCCTTCTAGTTTTCATAGATATATTTCTCATTACTTTTACACCTAAAACCATAGTTGTCAAACACCACGAAGAAGAAGGATCTTATGAAGTCCACTACATTAAACCTAGAGGTAAATAA
- a CDS encoding cation:proton antiporter, with protein MNTITIAWIAIPFFLGFLIFLVPKLNRHLTLWGAIASAAYAVQLFLEPSPLNLNLLDSFGITLVADQLSAYFILTNALVTAAVIIYCWNSEKTAFFYAQTIIVHGSLNAAFICADFVSLYVALEVSGIAAFLLIAYPRSDRSIWVGLRYLFISNTAMLFYLVGAVLVYQTHHSFSFAGLKGSPPEALALIFLGLLVKAGIFVSGLWLPLTHSESETPVSALLSGVVVKASVLPLLRCAAISEEIDFIVRILGVGTALMGVSYAVLEKDTKRMLAFHTISQLGFILAAPAVGGFYALTHGLVKSSLFLTAGSLPSRNFKELQYKPINTKIWIPLVTASLSISGFPLLAGFGAKVLTMKNIESWQVIAMNIAAVGTAISFAKFIFLPHKKDEEQKVKPGFWLAVIFLLTGLVVANVVYFQAYNVADIIKAILTIAIGWLAYHLIFKQLAIYLPRVFEEFDHLVGVMSLTLILLFWMAFA; from the coding sequence ATGAATACTATTACCATTGCTTGGATTGCGATTCCATTTTTTCTAGGGTTCCTCATTTTTTTAGTCCCCAAACTTAACCGACATTTGACACTTTGGGGGGCTATTGCTTCCGCTGCTTATGCAGTGCAACTATTTCTAGAACCATCACCTCTAAACCTGAATTTACTTGACAGTTTCGGAATCACATTAGTAGCTGATCAATTAAGCGCCTACTTTATTTTAACAAATGCCCTGGTTACGGCTGCGGTAATTATTTACTGTTGGAATAGTGAAAAAACAGCTTTTTTCTATGCCCAAACTATTATTGTACATGGTAGTTTAAATGCTGCCTTTATTTGTGCAGATTTTGTCAGTTTATATGTAGCTTTAGAAGTCAGCGGCATTGCAGCTTTTTTATTAATTGCTTATCCTCGCAGCGATCGCTCAATTTGGGTAGGTTTACGCTATCTATTTATTAGCAACACTGCCATGTTGTTTTACCTGGTTGGTGCAGTGTTAGTTTATCAAACACATCATTCTTTTAGTTTTGCAGGTTTAAAGGGATCACCACCAGAAGCATTAGCATTAATTTTTCTCGGATTATTAGTAAAAGCTGGGATTTTTGTATCGGGATTATGGCTACCTTTAACACATTCAGAATCAGAAACGCCAGTTTCTGCGTTGCTTTCAGGAGTTGTGGTTAAAGCCAGTGTTTTACCTTTGTTGCGTTGTGCTGCCATTTCTGAAGAAATTGATTTTATAGTCAGAATTTTAGGAGTAGGAACAGCTTTAATGGGTGTATCCTATGCCGTTTTAGAAAAAGATACAAAACGGATGTTGGCTTTTCATACTATTTCCCAGTTAGGCTTTATTTTGGCTGCACCTGCGGTAGGTGGATTTTATGCGCTGACTCATGGACTGGTGAAGTCGTCTTTATTTTTGACTGCGGGTTCTTTACCCAGTCGCAATTTTAAAGAACTGCAATATAAACCTATTAATACAAAAATTTGGATACCTTTAGTTACCGCTAGTTTATCAATTTCTGGATTTCCTTTGTTGGCAGGTTTTGGGGCAAAGGTGTTAACCATGAAAAATATAGAATCTTGGCAAGTTATCGCCATGAATATTGCTGCTGTAGGCACAGCTATATCCTTTGCAAAATTCATCTTTTTACCCCATAAAAAAGACGAAGAACAAAAAGTAAAACCCGGTTTTTGGTTAGCAGTGATATTCTTGCTGACTGGTTTAGTTGTGGCAAATGTTGTCTATTTCCAGGCTTATAACGTTGCTGATATTATCAAAGCAATTCTAACTATCGCCATCGGTTGGTTAGCATATCATTTAATTTTTAAACAGTTAGCAATCTATCTACCCCGTGTATTTGAAGAATTTGATCATTTGGTTGGTGTAATGAGTTTGACTTTAATCCTGCTATTTTGGATGGCATTTGCATGA
- a CDS encoding NADH-quinone oxidoreductase subunit K: protein MLEACVLATILCGFFGIILKKNLVMKIVSMDVMSTGVIAFYVLIASREGLFTPILDEVKKVAYADPVPQAVILTAIVIGFSIQALMLVGVMKLARDNPTLESSEIEKNNTP from the coding sequence GTGTTAGAAGCGTGCGTACTGGCAACAATATTATGCGGTTTTTTCGGCATCATCCTGAAAAAAAACCTGGTGATGAAGATTGTTTCGATGGATGTGATGAGTACGGGGGTGATTGCTTTTTATGTACTAATTGCATCACGAGAGGGTTTATTTACTCCCATTCTTGATGAGGTAAAAAAAGTAGCTTATGCTGATCCCGTTCCCCAGGCGGTGATTTTGACAGCGATAGTCATCGGTTTTTCGATTCAGGCTTTGATGCTAGTTGGTGTCATGAAGTTAGCAAGGGATAATCCCACATTAGAAAGCAGCGAGATTGAGAAGAACAACACGCCATGA
- a CDS encoding ATP-binding protein has protein sequence MLSLTARTTNKDDKPVNFDLSTSLQLIGRSLEFQRIVDILAQDGDLLITGVPGSGRRTLVRVAAQEVGAVVLEIDCIRATDGERFVQLLAEAISQNWEAKKIETWVKQTASEFFIFNAESKLKLLRSLNQQQLWQAFTILLKLLQMMADNLDQRIILILQSFPHIRSWDRNNLWESTFRKEVKANPYVSYVLLATIGETIHHQDEHRYSIETIQLAPLAKDVLALWIREILHTENLKFDPHSNALQILLDAVQGNIGDAMALIRRLSTLQHHQGLITEQEVQQVIEGMLKDLSITYESLLMLLPASQIHLLESLAVDPTDKPQSKEYIQKHGLSRGGSLQGALTGLQHKGLIYSAEQGYRLALPLLALWLKQRLS, from the coding sequence ATGCTTTCCCTAACAGCGCGAACTACTAATAAAGACGATAAACCTGTGAATTTCGATTTATCTACTTCTTTACAATTAATTGGACGTTCCTTAGAATTTCAGCGTATTGTAGATATACTTGCCCAGGATGGTGATTTGCTGATTACTGGAGTACCGGGAAGTGGAAGACGGACTTTAGTGAGGGTTGCAGCGCAGGAAGTTGGTGCGGTGGTTTTGGAGATAGACTGTATTCGCGCTACAGATGGGGAAAGATTTGTACAATTACTAGCAGAAGCGATTAGCCAAAATTGGGAAGCAAAAAAAATTGAAACTTGGGTTAAACAAACTGCAAGTGAATTTTTTATTTTTAATGCTGAAAGTAAACTTAAATTATTACGTTCTCTGAATCAACAACAACTATGGCAAGCATTTACAATATTGCTTAAATTATTGCAAATGATGGCTGATAATTTAGATCAGCGAATTATTTTGATTTTGCAAAGTTTCCCCCATATTCGTTCTTGGGATCGCAATAATTTATGGGAATCAACTTTTAGAAAAGAAGTTAAAGCCAATCCTTATGTTAGTTATGTTTTGTTGGCGACAATTGGTGAAACAATTCACCATCAAGATGAGCATAGATATTCTATAGAAACAATTCAATTAGCTCCTTTAGCTAAAGATGTTTTAGCATTGTGGATAAGAGAGATTCTGCATACAGAAAACCTCAAATTTGATCCTCATTCAAACGCATTGCAAATATTGTTAGATGCAGTTCAGGGAAATATTGGTGATGCTATGGCATTAATTCGCAGGTTATCAACTTTGCAGCATCATCAAGGGTTAATTACCGAACAAGAAGTACAACAAGTAATTGAAGGAATGCTCAAAGATTTATCTATAACTTATGAATCTTTATTAATGTTACTACCAGCAAGTCAGATACATCTTTTAGAATCTTTAGCTGTTGATCCTACAGATAAACCGCAAAGTAAAGAATATATTCAAAAACATGGACTTTCTAGAGGTGGAAGTTTGCAAGGTGCTTTAACTGGGTTACAACACAAAGGTTTAATTTACAGTGCTGAACAAGGTTATCGTTTAGCTTTACCTTTATTAGCTTTGTGGTTAAAACAGCGGTTGAGTTAA